DNA from Agathobaculum sp. NTUH-O15-33:
TCGTGGCGGCGATCGCCTGATCGATCGTGGCTTTTGCCTGCACATTGGATTTGGGGATGAGAACAGTCGTGCTGTATTTGGGCTCGCCGTTCGGATTATTGAACGGCGGCTTGGGCTGAAACAGATTGCAGTAGGAAAAACGAACGTTTTCGATTGTGATAGCCATAATTTAAGTATTCTCCTTTTCGTTTTGAGTTGGATTGAATGCCGCTTCCGCCGGCGTATATGGTTTGCGCGGATCCGTTTCAGGCGCCAGCGCGGGCTTGCCGGGGCTTTTTGTCCATAGGCCTTCCGCGGTCTCCGCGAAATCCTTTTTGCCCAACGTTTTTTCAAGCCCCGCCACACTGACAGGCTTGCGCTCATATAACAGCGCTTCTGCAATGCCATGCTCCTGCAGCGCTGCAAAAGCTGCATCCACGTCATTCCAGTCGCGTGAGCCGCGGCCCTCGACGGCCTTCCAACCGGCCACCTCGCGGCCTTCCAGCGTTGCGGTAAGCGCATAGTTCTTCAAATCTTTTACCCAAGCTTCGAGACTGATCGCCCGCGTGAGGATATCTCCGACCTCTGCGTCAGTCAGCAGCGGCGCAGAGGGCTCGTTGATGGCTGACGCAGCGAGTTCTTCTGGCACAGCCCCTTGCAGCGGCTCCAGCTCCAACATCTTCTTTGCGCGGGCCGTACACTGTGATCGGGCCGGGCAAAAGTTTTTTTCGCACCATTCGCCGGGATTAAATTCGCCCTTGCCCTCCCACGCCAGCACCGCCTGCGGGCGCACGTAGTTTTCAGCCCACAGGTCCAGCGCTTCGCGAGAGGCCTCCCACTCTTTGACACCGCCGGCGTTCGGCTGGACGATTGACAGGTGGATGGTGTGGATCGTGTCACCGTAGATCGGCGCGTAGACATGCAGCGCGCCCAGCGCATACAGCATCATCTGGCTGTTATCGACAGCATCCACGGGTACGCCGGAACCGTTTTTGTAATCGACGACGCACATTTTGCCGCCGCCGATCATGATGCAGTCCGCGGTGCCGAATCCCTCCGGCACCAAGTAGCTGTAGTCCACCTGCGTTTCCAGCGCCACGAACGGCGGGCTGACAAAGATCATTGCCAGCGCTTTCAGGTGCTCCAAGTACTGGTCTGTAGCGTCGTCCATACCGGGGTCATAGCGCGGATCTGCTTTCAACTTTTTCATGCGTGCGTTATATGTGCGGACACCCATCGGCTCAATGAAGTGCTTACGCGCCTTGAGCTCCGCGATCTCGTGCGCCAGCGTGCCCGCCGCGGCGAAGGAGCTGCCTGTGTCCGGGAACTGCTCGG
Protein-coding regions in this window:
- a CDS encoding DUF2800 domain-containing protein, giving the protein MPDKHALLGPSSSHRWLNCPPSARLSEQFPDTGSSFAAAGTLAHEIAELKARKHFIEPMGVRTYNARMKKLKADPRYDPGMDDATDQYLEHLKALAMIFVSPPFVALETQVDYSYLVPEGFGTADCIMIGGGKMCVVDYKNGSGVPVDAVDNSQMMLYALGALHVYAPIYGDTIHTIHLSIVQPNAGGVKEWEASREALDLWAENYVRPQAVLAWEGKGEFNPGEWCEKNFCPARSQCTARAKKMLELEPLQGAVPEELAASAINEPSAPLLTDAEVGDILTRAISLEAWVKDLKNYALTATLEGREVAGWKAVEGRGSRDWNDVDAAFAALQEHGIAEALLYERKPVSVAGLEKTLGKKDFAETAEGLWTKSPGKPALAPETDPRKPYTPAEAAFNPTQNEKENT